In Coturnix japonica isolate 7356 chromosome 7, Coturnix japonica 2.1, whole genome shotgun sequence, one DNA window encodes the following:
- the BAZ2B gene encoding bromodomain adjacent to zinc finger domain protein 2B isoform X9 — MCFSLFFLLVETLNSSRLTKQRCHRTEHICHNMESGERLTSSSVSSSAAVSSPVASTPSVASAVSKSSLTTGAASLISTVNTSEWWRTADSHSRSGAAFFPPLLGISPLFAPPAQNHDSIPFHPRTTGKNNRGSLEKGINGSLNGSSTTAASAISTSVLSTSIATSAGQGKAITSGAGGRKYNQEQSKVQLLDTRADKIKDKKPRKKAVESSSDSDSGSSSDTSSEGISSSDSDDLEEDEEEEEDQSAEESEDDDSDSENEAHCENKNKVLMHSGVKDMKTDGQKAHEKSQEKRTHQQIPLVSDSQTHSSFQPQQKQPQVLSQQLPFIFQSSQAKEEPVNKHTSVIQSTGLVPNVKPLSLVHQAKKEAYLKIIVPPPDLLKAGNKNTSDESIALVSDVRSKREQYKQTFPAVQLKKQESKNLKKVIASLSSSKPTSSSPAHQKLTSLENNHSNPFLTNALLGNHQPNGVIQSVIQEVPLALTAKQKSQTKINESVAIASSTPFSLPVNLSACGKKTTGNRTLVVPSTSPVLPGSGKDKPVSNNAVNAVKTQHRLPSAKLVVEQFRGVDSDAPSSKESDDSNDDDDDDEDEDEDDEDDDSDDSQSGEGNVEAAWPTQCLTDSMEESDSNSESDTDGSEDEDDEDDKDQDESDTDTEGEKTPLKVKKTGSSMKSSSIGPAAHSTPLNLQVAKTPSSAPSALCPETQPAVFLGTSPSTLTPSSHCGTSKRRRVTDERELRVPLEYGWQRETRIRNFGGRLQGEVAYFAPCGKKLRQYPEVVKGVQWCLLKEEEVIPCIRAMEGRRGRPPNPDRQHSREESRMRRRKGRPPNVGSTEFLDSTDAKLLRKLQAQEIARQAAQIKLLRKLQKQEQARAAKEAKKQQAIMAAEEKRKQKEQIKIMKQQEKIKRIQQIRMEKELRAQQILEAKKKKKEEAANAKLLEAEKRIKEKEMRRQQAVLLKHQELERHRLDMVWERERRRQHMMLMKAMEARKKAEEKERLKQEKRDEKRLNKERKLEQRRLELEMAKELKKPNEDMCLADQKPLPELPRIPGLVLSGSTFSDCLMIVQFLRNFGKVLGFDVNTDVPSLSTLQEGLLNIGDSRGEVQDLLVKLVSAAVCDPGLVTGYKAKTILGEHLLNVGINRDNVSEILQIFMEAHCGQTELTESLKTKAFQAHAPAQKAAVLAFLVNELACSKSVVSEIDKNIDYMSNLRRDKWMVEGKLRNLRIIHAKKTGKRDATGGGEVGEEPHSLETPTSGRKRRRKGGDSDYDEDDDDDSDDQADEDDEDEEDKEDKKGKKAEVCEDEDDGDQTASVEELEKQIEKLTKQQSQYRKKLFEASHCLRSMMFGQDRYRRRYWILPQCGGIFVEGMESGEGLEEIAKEKEKLKKVESVHVKEEVLEISEEKISCLNTTHCEQKEDLKEKDNTNLFLQKPGSFSKLSKLLEVAKMPHESDVMPQKPNGGAANGCTPSYQNTSQNSLCSLQPSVSQSNSEKSDSNNLFSPIASGTGKFYSSPVIPSDQLLKTLTEKNRQWFSLLPRVPCDDMSVTHADAPATATSLTPQSHPPSKSPSPVPSPLLGSTSAQSPMGLSPFALPPLQQMKPGLPVMGLQFCGWPTGVLTSNVQFSSPLPTIGSGLGLSEGNGNSFLTSSVPTSKSESPALQTEKIASATCTAVEVAKPADHSNPKPIPEEMQYGWWRITDPEDLKSLHKVLNLRGIREKALQKQIQKHMDYITLACIKNKDVAIIDINENEDNQVTQDVVENWSVEEQEMEVDLAILQQVEDLERRVASASLQVKGWLCPEPASEREDLVYHEHKSIIRLHKKHDGDSAGGGEGSTSSLERKSDNPLDIAVTRLADLERNIERRYLKSPLSTTIQIKLDNVGTVTVPAPAPSISGDGDGTEEDIAPGLRVWRKALSEARSAAQVALCIQQLQKSIAWEKSIMKVYCQICRKGDNEELLLLCDGCDKGCHTYCHRPKITTIPDGDWFCPACIAKASGQTLKLKKLQIKGKKSNEQKRGRKLPGDTEDEDSATTSTSLKRGKTDPKKRKMDESVSVSQGKQENFTAIKKPKRDDSKDLAMCSMILSELETHEDAWPFLLPVNLKLVPGYKKVIKKPMDFSTIRDKLTSGQYPNVEAFSLDVRLVFDNCETFNEDDSDIGRAGHNMRKYFEKRWTEIFKLS; from the exons aTATGGAGTCTGGAGAGCGGTTAACATCATCATCAGTCTCCTCAAGTGCAGCTGTTTCATCTCCAGTGGCTTCTACACCTTCTGTAGCTTCTGCAGTTTCCAAGAGTAGCCTTACCACTGGAGCTGCGTCGTTGATTTCCACAGTCAACACCAGTG AATGGTGGCGGACAGCGGACTCTCACTCTCGCTCTGGGGCAGCTTTTTTCCCACCGCTCTTGGGCATCTCACCACTCTTTGCACCTCCTGCCCAGAACCATGATTCTATTCCGTTCCACCCAagaactacaggaaaaaataatcgTGGCAGTTTAGAAAAAG GTATAAATGGATCGCTGAATGGGAGCAGTACTACTGCAGCGTCTGCTATCAGCACATCTGTACTATCCACTAGTATTGCAACATCTGCAGGACAAGGAAAAGCTATAACCTCAGGAGCAGGAGGCCGCAAATACAACCAGGAGCAAAGCAAAGTTCAGCTTTTGGACACCAGAGCTGACAAAATCAAAGATAAG aaacccagaaaaaaagcagtagaaagCTCCAGTGACAGTGACTCAGGCTCCTCATCAGACACATCAAGTGAAGGCATAAGCAGCAGTGATTCCGATGACCtagaggaagatgaagaggaggaggaggaccAGAGTGCTGAAGAGAGTGAAGATGATGACTctgattctgaaaatgaagcacaCTGCGAAAACAAGAACAAG GTGCTAATGCATAGTGGTGTAAAAGATATGAAAACTGATGGGCAGAAAGCCCATGAAAAGTCCCAAGAAAAAAGAACGCACCAGCAGATACCTCTTGTGTCTGATTCCCAGACTCATTCATCATTCCAGCCCCAGCAGAAGCAGCCTCAGGTTTTGTCACAGCAACTTCCGTTTATTTTCCAAAGCTCTCAGGCGAAGGAGGAACCTGTGAACAAACACACAAGTGTAATACAGTCTACAGGATTGGTTCCCAATGTGAAACCTTTGTCTTTGGTACATCAAGCCAAAAAGGAAGCCTATTTAAAAATCATAGTTCCTCCTCCTGACCTACTCAAAGCAGGGAATAAGAATACCTCTGACGAATCCATCGCTTTGGTCAGTGACGTACGATCGAAACGA GAACAATATAAACAGACattcccagcagtgcagctaAAGAAACAGGAATCAAAGAACCTGAAGAAGGTTATTGCATCTTTGTCAAGCTCAAAACCAACATCTAGTTCACCAGCTCATCAAAAACTCACATCTTTGGAAAACAATCATTCTAATCCATTCCTGACAAATGCACTTTTAGGTAATCACCAACCCAATGGAGTTATTCAGAGCGTCATCCAGGAAGTTCCTCTTGCACttactgcaaaacagaaatcccAAACCAAGATCAATGAAAGTGTAGCCATTGCTAGCAGTACCCCCTTTTCTTTGCCAGTGAACTTGAGTGcatgtgggaaaaaaacaactggtaACCGGACACTTGTTGTGCCCTCTACCTCTCCTGTGTTACCTGGTTCAGGAAAGGATAAACCAGTCAGCAATAATGCAGTAAATGCTGTAAAAACACAACACCGCCTTCCGTCTGCAAAACTGGTGGTGGAGCAGTTCAGAGGGGTAGACTCAGATGCCCCCAGCAGTAAAGAATCTGACGACtcaaatgatgatgatgacgacgatgaagatgaagatgaggatgatgaagatgatgattcTGATGATAGCCAATCAG ggGAAGGCAATGTTGAGGCAGCATGGCCCACCCAGTGTCTTACAGATAGCATGGAAG AGTCCGACAGTAATTCTGAGTCAGATACAGATGGGtctgaagatgaagatgatgaggaTGATAAGGATCAAGATGAATCAGATACAGATACTGAGGGAGAAAAAACTCCGCtaaaagtgaagaaaactgGTTCCTCCATGAAGAGCTCTTCCATTGGTCCTGCAGCTCATTCCACTCCACTAAATCTCCAAGTAGCAAAGACCCCAAGCTCTGCACCATCTGCCTTGTGTCCTGAGACCCAGCCTGCAGTTTTTCTTGGGACATCACCATCTACTCTTACACCAAGTTCACACTGTG gCACTTCAAAGAGACGAAGAGTAACAGATGAGCGGGAGCTGCGTGTTCCTCTGGAATATGG CTGGCAAAGAGAAACCCGAATAAGAAACTTTGGTGGTCGTCTTCAGGGAGAAGTAGCGTATTTTGCACCTTGTGGAAAGAAGCTGAGACAGTATCCTGAAGTAGTAAAG GGCGTGCAGTGGTGTCTTCTGAAGGAGGAGGAAGTCATTCCCTGCATCAGAGCTATGGAAGGGCGTAGAGGACGTCCACCAAATCCAGACAGACAGCATTCTAGAGAGGAATCAAGAATGAGACGTCGTAAAGGCCGACCTCCAAACGTTGGAAGCACTGAATTTCTAGACAGCACTGATGCGAAACTTCTGAGAAAGCTACAAGCGCAAG AAATAGCAAGACAAGCAGCACAAATAAAGCTACTAAGAAAACTCCAGAAGCAAGAACAAGCTCGAGCTgccaaagaagcaaaaaaacagCAAG CTATTATGGCAGCTGAAGAAAAGCGAAAGCAAAAAGAGCAGATAAAGATAATGAAGCAGCAG GAAAAGATTAAGCGTATCCAGCAAATCAGAATGGAGAAAGAACTTCGAGCTCAACAAATTTTAGAG gcaaaaaagaagaagaaagaagaagcagcaaatgCTAAATTACTGGAGGCTGAAAAACGAATAAAG gaaaaagagatgcGAAGGCAACAAGCTGTTCTTCTCAAGCACCAG GAGTTGGAGAGGCATAGACTAGATATGGTATGg GAACGAGAGAGGAGAAGACAACATATGATGCTTATGAAAGCCATGGAAGCACgtaaaaaagcagaa gaaaaagagcGATTAAAGCAAGAGAAACGTGACGAAAAAAGGTTAAATAAAGAACGTAAACTAGAACAGCGAAGACTGGAATTAGAAATGGCAAAGGAGCTAAAGAAGCCTAATGAAGATATGTGCTTAGCAGACCAGAAG CCTTTACCGGAGCTGCCTCGCATCCCAGGCCTTGTTCTGTCTGGAAGCACGTTTTCAGATTGTCTCATGATAGTGCAGTTCTTGCGTAACTTTGGTAAAGTTCTTGGCTTTGATGTGAATACGGACGTGCCTTCCCTGAGCACTCTTCAGGAGGGTTTGCTGAACATAGGAGACAGCAGAGGAGAAGTACAGGACTTGCTTGTAAAGcttgtttctgcagctgtttgtgaTCCAGGACTTGTTACAGGATACAAG gctaaAACTATTCTTGGGGAGCACTTACTGAATGTTGGCATCAATCGAGATAACGTGTCTGAGATTTTGCAGATATTTATGGAGGCTCATTGTGGGCAAACTGAGCTTACAGAGAGCTTGAAGACAAAAGCTTTTCAGGCACATGCTccagctcagaaagcagcagtgctggctttcCTTGTCAATGAGTTAGCTTGCAGCAAAAGTGTAGTCAG TGAAATTGATAAAAATATTGATTATATGTCGAACTTAAGGAGAGATAAATGGATGGTTGAAGGCAAACTTCGGAA TCTTAGAATCATTCATGCAAAAAAAACTGGCAAAAGAGATGCTACAGGAGGTGGTGAAGTAGGAGAGGAGCCGCATTCTTTGGAAACGCCAACATCAGGCCGCAAACGGAGACGAAAGGGTGGGGATAGTGATTATGATGAAGATGACGACGATGACAGCGATGACCAGGCagatgaggatgatgaggatgaagaggacaaagaagataaaaaaggaaagaaagcagaagtttgTGAGGATGAG GATGATGGAGACCAGACAGCAAGTGTTGAAGAACTAGAGAAGCAGATTGAAAAACTGACCAAG caacaaagccAGTACAGGAAGAAGTTATTTGAAGCCTCACATTGTTTGCGTTCAATGATGTTTGGCCAAGATCGTTACAGGCGCCGGTACTGGATTCTGCCCCAGTGTGGTGGCATTTTTGTAGAAGGCATGGAAAGTGGCGAAG gTCTAGAAgaaattgcaaaagaaaaagagaagttaaaaaaagTGGAAAGCGTACATGTTAAAGAAGAGGTTCTTGagatctcagaagaaaaaataagctgtttAAATACAACTCACTGTGAGCAAAAGgaagatctgaaagaaaaggacaacactaatttgtttttgcaaaagCCTGGGTCATTTTCAAAACTAAGCAAACTGTTAGAGGTTGCGAAAATGCCACATGAGTCTGATGTCATGCCCCAAAAACCTAATGGTGGTGCAGCAAATGGATGCACTCCATCTTATCAAAATACCTCCCAAAACTCTCTGTGCAGTCTTCAACCCAGCGTATCACAAAGCAACAGCGAGAAGTCTGATTCTAATAATCTTTTCAGTCCTATTGCAAGCGGGACAGGAAAGTTTTATAGTTCTCCAGTAATTCCAAGTGATCAGTTGTTAAAGACTCTTACTGAGAAGAACAGGCAGTGGTTCAGCCTTTTGCCGAGAGTACCCTGTGATGACATGTCAGTTACCCATGCAGATGCACCAGCTACTGCAACTTCACTTACTCCTCAGTCACATCCACCATCAAAATCACCTTCACCTGTTCCATCACCTCTTCTGGGTTCAACCTCTGCACAGAGTCCAATGGGATTAAGTCCTTTTGCATTGCCACCACTGCAg CAGATGAAGCCTGGACTACCTGTCATGGGACTTCAGTTTTGTGGATGGCCTACAGGAGTTCTTACTTCAAATGTTCAATTTTCATCTCCTTTACCTACTATTGGATCAGGGTTGGGATTATCAGAAGGGAATGGTAACTCATTCTTGACATCTAGTGTTCCTACAAGTAAAAGTGAATCACCAGCACTGCAGACTGAGAAAATAGCTTCTGCCACCTGTACAGCAGTGGAAGTGGCCAAGCCAGCAGATCACTCAAACCCAAAACCTATACCAGAAG AAATGCAGTATGGGTGGTGGAGGATTACTGATCCTGAGGACCTAAAATCTTTGCATAAAGTGCTGAATCTCAGGGGAATAAGAGAAAAGgcattacaaaaacaaatacagaaacacaTGGACTATATCACTCTGGCCTGCATCAAAAATAAGGATG TTGCAATTATTGATATCAATGAAAACGAAGATAACCAGGTAACTCAAGATGTTGTGGAAAACTGGTCAGTAGAAGAGCAAGAAATGGAGGTGGACCTTGCTATTCTTCAGCAGGTGGAAGATCTAGAGAGGAGAGTTGCTTCAGCTAGTTTGCAAGTTAAG GGCTGGCTGTGTCCTGAACCTGCATCAGAAAGAGAAGACTTGGTATATCATGAACATAAGTCAATTATTAGATTGCACAAGAAGCACGATGGAGATAGTGCTGGAGGCGGAGAAGGCAGTACCAGCTCTCTAGAGCGGAAGAGTGACAACCCTCTAGATATAGCTGTAACCAGACTTGCTGACTTGGAGCGGAACATAGAGCGAAGGTATCTGAAGAGCCCCTTAAGTACCACCATTCAGATCAAACTGGATAATGTGGGCACAGTTACTGTCCCTGCTCCTGCACCATCCATTAGTGGTGATGGTGACGG AACTGAAGAGGATATTGCTCCAGGGCTAAGGGTATGGAGAAAGGCATTGTCAGAAGCACGAAGTGCTGCACAGGTGGCTCTGTGCATTCAGCAATTACAGAAATCAATAGCATGGGAGAAATCTATTATGAAAGTT TACTGCCAAATATGTCGAAAGGGAGATAATgaggaactgctgctgctttgtgatgGTTGCGATAAAGGCTGTCATACCTACTGCCACAGACCCAAGATTACTACCATACCAGATGGTGACTGGTTTTGTCCTGCCTGCATAGCAAAG gcaaGTGGTCAAactctaaaattaaaaaaacttcaaatcaaaggaaaaaaaagtaatgaacaAAAGAGAGGCAGGAAATTACCAGGAGATACAGAAGATGAAGACTCGGCGACTACTAGCACCTCattaaaaagagggaaaacagaccctaagaaaaggaaaatggatgaAAGTGTTTCTGTAAGCcagggaaagcaagaaaatttcACTGCTATAAAGAAACCTAAAAGAGATGACTCCAAGGACCTGGCTATGTGCAG CATGATTCTCTCAGAATTGGAAACTCATGAAGATGCTTGGCCTTTCTTACTTCCTGTAAACTTGAAACTTGTTCCTGGTTATAAGAAAGTTATTAAGAAGCCAATGGACTTTTCCACCATTAGAGACAAGCTAACCAGTGGACA gtACCCTAATGTTGAAGCATTCTCGCTAGATGTCAGGCTTGTTTTTGACAACTGTGAAACCTTTAATGAAGATGATTCTGACATAGGCAGGGCTGGCCACAACATGaggaaatactttgaaaaaagATGGACAGAGATTTTCAAATTGAGCTGA